Proteins from a single region of Dreissena polymorpha isolate Duluth1 unplaced genomic scaffold, UMN_Dpol_1.0 chrUn015, whole genome shotgun sequence:
- the LOC127863554 gene encoding uncharacterized protein KIAA1958 homolog, with amino-acid sequence MDELENNEINLLFSNIFDFDDFFNEMNEQDDDSASKSQEITSAAPTAGAATSAPPPLVTASTQEEKEQNPTSTPTRNFRSVSVDSFLLENENLNSKKKTDNDIRLFKTFLKSHKNEARNIENIPPHELNPLVCEFLLGVTKKDGSEYEPTSLRSFLSSIGRHLRHMNYKHSLINDPEFAKVREVLKSKQKALKKEGYGNKPHQAQALTNEHIEAMYAAKTLGESSPRALLHSLWLICTTHFGMRTGKEIHTLCWGDVSLGIDFETGEEFITFDTERQTKTRTGENPRDIRKVKPRAYAVPEQPDRDPVHLYKLYADKRPVDMITEDSPFFLTPGNKTQQCWFRKSAMGINKLYSIMTEMKTDAGIQEPRITPYSARKHLIQKLNDENVPAHQIIQISGHRNINSLNMNSSLNKEQSNSISKILSHSNQSVEKHNRTATATASATPASSDFPMARGFFVNSHFQGNVTFNFHNRESYMGLSQTQNVVNHQRQSPSRTPAVTADSPVQRHYKRIRLIAESDSD; translated from the exons atggatgaattggaaaacaatgaaataaatcttcttttctcaaatatctttgactttgatgacttttttaatgaaatgaatgaacaagatgatgacagcgcttcaaaatcacaagaaataacaTCAGCAGCACCAACAGCAGGAGCAGCAACATCAGCCCCACCACCACTGGTAACAGCATCAACacaggaagaaaaagaacaaaacccaacatcaacaccaacaaggaatttcagatctgtaagtgtggatagctttctgcttgaaaacgaaaatttaaattcaaaaaagaaaactgacaatgacatcagacttttcaaaactttcctaaaaagtcacaaaaatgaggcaagaaatattgaaaatatacctcctcatgaattgaaccctctggtctgcgagtttttgttgggtgtgactaaaaaagatggatcagagtatgaacccacatctttgaggtcatttttaagctcaatcggcaggcatttaaggcacatgaactacaagcactctttgataaatgaccctgaatttgccaaagtgagggaagtattaaaaagtaaacaaaaagctctgaaaaaagaaggttatggaaataaaccgcatcaagcccaggcattaacaaatgaacatattgaagctatgtacgcagctaaaactctgggagaatcaagcccaagagctctattgcactcactgtggcttatatgtacaacccattttgggatgagaaccggcaaggaaattcacaccctatgctggggtgatgtcagccttggaatcgattttgaaactggtgaagaattcatcaccttcgacactgagcgtcagacaaaaacccgtactggtgaaaatcctagggatataag gaaagtcaagccacgggcatatgcagttcccgaacaacctgacagagatccggtgcatctctacaagctatatgccgacaaacgccctgttgacatgataacagaagacagccccttcttcttaactcctggcaacaagacacagcaatgctggttcaggaagtctgccatgggaataaacaagctatacagcataatgaccgagatgaaaacagatgctggtattcaagagccaagaatcaccccatacag tgcaagaaagcacttgattcagaagctgaatgacgagaatgttcctgctcatcaaataatacagatttcagGGCACAGAAATATTAACAGCTTAAATATGAACAGCAGTTTGAACAAGGAACAGTcaaacagtatttcaaaaatactttctcattcaaaccagtcagttgaaaagcacaaccgcacagccactgccactgcgtcagccacacctgcatcaagtgattttccgatggcccgaggattttttgtcaactcacatttccagggcaatgtaacatttaattttcacaaccgtgaatcttacatgggcctttcccagacacagaacgtagtcaatcaccagaggcaatctccatcccgtacaccggcggtaaccgcagattcccctgtacagcgacactacaagcgaatccgtcttattgcagagagtgacagtgattga